One region of Oceanivirga salmonicida genomic DNA includes:
- a CDS encoding aminoacyl-histidine dipeptidase codes for MNLENLYPERVFHHFLEISKIPRGSGNEKAISDYLVDFAKKHNLYVYQDESNNILIRKEASKGYEKYKAIALQGHMDMVCDKNKNVEFDFEKEAIKVKVEDGFIKADGTTLGADNGICVAMVMSILESDEIKHPKLEILLTTDEEVSMSGAENFDITKLESDILVNIDSEQYGSIYVSSAGCSAVASTLELNSEQVTLKDKIYTIEVKGLQGGHSGGDIHENRANANKILAELISKISIMFDTNIVDFNGGAKNNTIPREAMATLVINGEFNEINDLLQLSLDGLNFAFKETEKEMLGVLEKVEYSNQKQLNETNTERLLRYILTHPTSVIRKSTEIENLIQTSLNLGILETREKENTKEFYFNSLVRSSKAKEQRYIVDYVLKYAEKYGAKGEILDFCNPWEYKKDSPIRDYFAKVFEKQNGYKPEILAIHAGLECGIFSEHNPNLDIISIGPDIKNPHTPDERMSIEAVANTWEYLLKILEGYKID; via the coding sequence ATGAATTTAGAGAATTTGTATCCTGAAAGAGTGTTTCATCATTTTTTAGAAATATCAAAGATACCAAGGGGTTCAGGGAATGAAAAGGCAATTAGTGATTATTTAGTAGATTTTGCTAAAAAGCATAATCTTTATGTTTATCAAGATGAAAGCAATAATATATTAATCAGAAAAGAAGCAAGTAAAGGTTATGAAAAATATAAAGCAATTGCACTTCAAGGTCATATGGACATGGTTTGTGATAAAAATAAAAATGTAGAATTTGATTTTGAAAAAGAAGCAATAAAAGTTAAAGTAGAAGATGGATTTATAAAAGCAGATGGAACTACATTAGGAGCAGATAACGGAATTTGCGTTGCTATGGTAATGTCTATATTAGAAAGTGATGAAATAAAACATCCAAAACTTGAAATATTACTTACTACTGATGAAGAAGTATCAATGTCAGGAGCAGAAAATTTTGATATTACAAAATTAGAATCAGATATATTAGTTAATATAGATAGTGAACAATACGGTAGTATATATGTAAGTAGTGCAGGTTGTTCTGCAGTTGCAAGTACACTAGAATTAAATAGTGAACAAGTAACACTTAAAGATAAAATATATACTATAGAAGTTAAAGGTTTACAAGGTGGACATAGTGGTGGCGATATACACGAAAATAGAGCCAATGCCAATAAGATATTAGCTGAATTAATTTCTAAAATATCAATAATGTTTGATACTAATATAGTGGATTTCAATGGTGGGGCTAAAAATAATACTATACCAAGAGAAGCAATGGCAACATTAGTAATAAATGGAGAATTTAATGAAATAAATGATTTATTACAATTATCATTAGATGGTCTTAATTTTGCATTTAAAGAAACAGAAAAAGAAATGTTGGGAGTTTTAGAAAAGGTTGAATATTCTAATCAAAAACAATTAAATGAAACTAATACTGAAAGACTATTAAGATATATTCTAACTCATCCAACTAGTGTTATTAGAAAGAGTACTGAAATTGAAAATTTAATACAAACATCATTAAATTTAGGAATATTAGAAACAAGAGAAAAAGAAAATACAAAAGAATTTTATTTCAATAGTCTAGTTAGAAGTAGTAAGGCAAAAGAACAAAGATATATAGTTGATTATGTACTAAAATATGCAGAAAAATATGGAGCAAAAGGAGAAATATTAGACTTTTGTAATCCATGGGAATATAAAAAAGATTCTCCAATAAGAGATTATTTTGCAAAAGTTTTTGAAAAACAAAATGGTTATAAACCTGAAATATTGGCAATACACGCAGGTCTTGAATGTGGAATATTTTCTGAACACAATCCTAATTTAGATATAATATCAATAGGACCAGATATTAAAAATCCACATACACCTGATGAGAGAATGAGCATAGAAGCAGTAGCGAATACATGGGAATATTTATTAAAAATATTAGAGGGGTATAAGATTGATTAA
- the pepD gene encoding beta-Ala-His dipeptidase yields MELKKIYPERVFYYFEQISKIPRESGNEKAISDYIVDFANKHKLFVYQDEAFNVLVRKEASKGYEAYNSIALQGHLDMVCEKNNEVDFDFKNEAIKLQVVDGFLTADGTTLGADNGIFVAMALAILESNEIKHPELEILLTSYEESGMIGAKKFDISKIKSKVLVNIDSEEYGSIYVSSAGSFITQSILEIELEETILKDNIYTIEVKGLQGGHSGIDISENRANANKVLAELISNISTMFDVNIINFNGGSKNNTIPREAIATLVVNEEYDKINHILQLFTDCLNYQYKESEKSILAVLQKVSYTNIKQLTNKSTKKVLEYIKNYPTGVIRKSKDMDNLIQTSLNLAIVKTSDNDMKVNSLIRGLKQKEQADILDYVTKYTERFGAKLTILEKYNPWEYKKDSEIREHFFNIFEKQNGFKPKIMAMHAGLECGIFAIKNPSLDIISIGPDIKNPHTPDEKMSIEAVANTWDYLLEALKEYKVK; encoded by the coding sequence ATGGAATTAAAAAAAATATACCCTGAAAGAGTATTTTATTATTTTGAACAAATATCAAAAATACCAAGAGAATCTGGAAATGAAAAGGCTATAAGTGATTATATAGTGGATTTTGCTAATAAACATAAGCTTTTTGTATATCAAGATGAAGCTTTTAATGTATTGGTTAGAAAAGAAGCAAGTAAAGGGTATGAAGCATATAATTCTATTGCCTTACAAGGACATTTAGATATGGTATGCGAAAAGAATAATGAAGTAGATTTTGATTTTAAAAATGAGGCAATTAAACTTCAAGTAGTAGATGGATTTTTAACAGCGGATGGAACAACGCTAGGTGCAGATAATGGTATTTTTGTTGCCATGGCTCTTGCAATATTGGAAAGTAATGAAATAAAGCATCCAGAACTTGAAATATTACTTACAAGTTATGAAGAATCTGGAATGATAGGGGCTAAAAAATTCGACATATCAAAAATAAAATCTAAGGTTTTAGTTAATATAGATAGTGAAGAATATGGAAGTATTTATGTAAGTAGTGCAGGTTCATTTATTACACAAAGTATATTAGAAATAGAGCTTGAAGAAACTATATTAAAAGATAACATATATACTATTGAAGTTAAAGGTCTACAAGGCGGACATAGTGGAATAGATATATCTGAAAATAGGGCAAATGCTAATAAAGTTTTGGCTGAATTAATATCTAATATTTCAACTATGTTTGATGTGAATATTATTAATTTTAATGGTGGGAGTAAAAATAATACTATACCAAGAGAAGCTATAGCAACTCTTGTTGTAAATGAAGAATATGATAAAATAAATCACATATTACAATTATTTACAGATTGTTTGAATTATCAGTATAAAGAAAGTGAAAAAAGTATACTTGCAGTATTACAAAAGGTATCGTATACTAATATAAAGCAACTAACAAATAAATCAACTAAAAAGGTTTTAGAATATATAAAAAATTACCCAACAGGTGTAATTAGAAAAAGTAAAGATATGGATAATTTAATACAAACTTCACTTAATTTAGCAATTGTAAAAACTAGTGATAATGATATGAAAGTTAATAGTTTAATAAGGGGTCTTAAACAAAAAGAGCAAGCTGATATTTTAGACTATGTAACAAAATATACAGAAAGATTTGGAGCAAAATTAACTATACTAGAAAAATACAATCCATGGGAATATAAAAAAGATTCTGAGATAAGAGAACATTTTTTTAATATATTCGAAAAACAAAATGGTTTTAAACCTAAAATAATGGCTATGCATGCAGGTCTTGAATGTGGAATATTTGCTATTAAAAATCCTAGCTTAGATATAATATCAATAGGACCAGATATTAAAAATCCACATACACCTGATGAGAAAATGAGTATAGAAGCGGTAGCAAATACATGGGATTATTTATTAGAAGCATTAAAAGAATACAAAGTAAAATAG